Genomic segment of Coturnix japonica isolate 7356 unplaced genomic scaffold, Coturnix japonica 2.1 chrUnrandom628, whole genome shotgun sequence:
ccatagattccctaTAGaacatccccagccccataggatcaacctcagccccatagattgacccataggacatccccagccccatagattccccaTAGGATCaactcagccccatagaattaaccccagccccatagatcgACCCATAGAATCCCCAATCCATTGTCATAATCCATTTTAAGGGCAGGGCGGCCATCTTGAAGGCGGCCATCTTGAAAGCGGCCATCTTGAGGGCGGCCATCTTGAAGGCAGCCATCTTGAAGGTGGCCATCTTGAAGGCGGCCATCTTAAAGGCAGCCATTTTGAAGGCGGCCATCTTGAAGGCAGCCATCTTGAAGGTGGCCATCTTGAAGGCGGCCATCTTGAAGACGGCCATCTTGAAAGTGGCCATCTTGAAGGCGGCCATCTTGAAGGCAGCCATCTTGAAGGCGGCCATCTTGAAGGCAGCCATCTTGAAGGTGGCCATCTTGAAGGCGGCCATCTTAAAGGCAGCCATTTTGAAGGCGGCCATCTTGAAGGCGGCCATCTTGAAGGCGGCCATCTTGAAGACGGCCATCTTGAAAGTGGCCATTTTGAAGGCGGCCATCTTGAAGGCAGCCATCTAGTCGGCGGCCATCTTGAAGGCGGCCATCTTGAAGGCGGCCATCTTGAAAGCGGCCATCTTGAAGGCGGCCATCTTGAAGGCGGCCATCTTGAAGTCGGCCATCTCGAAAGCAGCCATCTTGAAGGCGGCCATCTAGTCGGCGGCCATCTTGAAGGCGGCCATCTTGAAGGCGGCCATCTTGAAGGCAGCCATCTTGAAGGCGGCCATCTTGAAGGCAGCCATCTTGAAGGCAGCCATCTTGGCGGCAGTCATCTTGTGGCGGCCATCTTGAAGGCGGCCATCTTGAAGGTGGCCATCTTGAAGGCGGCCATCTTGTCGGCGGCCATCTTGAGGGCGGCCATCTTGAGGGCGGCCATCTTGAGAGCGGCCATCTTgatggcggccatcttgaaAGTAGCCATCTTGAAGGCAGCCATCTTGAGAGCGGCCATCTTGAAAGTGGCTATCTTGAAGGCGGCCATCTTGAGAGCGGCCATCTTGAGAGCGGCCATCTTGATGGCTGCCATCTTGTCGGCGGCCATCTTGAAGGCAGCCATCTTGAAGGCGGCCATCTTGAAGGCGGCCATCTTGAGAGCGGCCATCTTGAAGGCGGCCATCTTGAAGGCGGCCATCTTGAGAGCGGCCATCTTGAAGGCGGCCATCTTGAAGGCAGCCATCTTGAAGGCAGCCATCTTGAAGGCAGCCATCTTGAAGGCGGCCATCTTGTGGCGGCCATCTTGAGAGCGGCCATCTTGAAGGCAGCCATCTTGAAGGCNNNNNNNNNNNNNNNNNNNNNNNNNNNNNNNNNNNNNNNNNNNNNNNNNNNNNNNNNNNNNNNNNNNNNNNNNNNNNNNNNNNNNNNNNNNNNNNNNNNNNNNNNNNNNNNNNNNNNNNNNNNNNNNNNNNNNNNNNNNNNNNNNNNNNNNNNNNNNNNNNNNNNNNNNNNNNNNNNNNNNNNNNNNNNNNNNNNNNNNNNNNNNNNNNNNNNNNNNNNNNNNNNNNNNNNNNNNNNNNNNNNNNNNNNNNNNNNNNNNNNNNNNNNNNNNNNNNNNNNNNNNNNNNNNNNNNNNNNNNNNNNNNNNNNNNNNNNNNNNNNNNNNNNNNNNNNNNNNNNNNNNNNNNNNNNNNNNNNNNNNNNNNNNNNNNNNNNNNNNNNNNNNNNGCGGCCATCTTGAAGGCGGCCATCTTGAAGGCAGCCATCTTGAAAGTGGCCATCTTGAAGGCAGCCATCTTGAGAGCGGCCATCTTGAAAGTGGCCATCTTGAAGGCGGCCATCTTGAAGGCGGCCATCTTGAAGGCGGCCATCTTGAAGGCAGCCATCTTGTGGCGGCCATCTTGAGAGCGGCCATCTTGAAGGCGGCCATCTTGGCGGCAGCCATCTTGAAGGCGGCCATCTTGAAGGCGGCCATCTTGAGAGCGGCCATCTTGAGAGCGGCCATCTTGTCGGCGGCCATCTTGAAGGCAGCCATCTTGACGGCAGCCATCTTGTCGCCGGCCATCTTGTCCCCCCCTATAACTTCCTATAGGCCCCGACCGTGATGTCGAATAACTTGGGGTTCTCCAGCTGCCCCCTGGCGTCCAAGAGGAAGAAAGCCGCCCTGCCCTTCACCTTGATGGGGATGGAGGTTCTGATGTGGGATCGATGGGCCCGGCAGGAACAATGGCGGAGGGGGACGGTGATGGACAGACCCCGGCCCAGCCCCATGGGGCCGTGGGTGCAAATGGTGACGTGGGAACCACCGCGATGGAGGGTCAATAGACGGACGGAGCGAAGGGGGATGAAACAACCGGCTGCTATGATGAGGGAACCTGTGGGGGAGAGATGGGGGTTAAAGGGGGAGACTGGGAGGAaaccagccccatagagacccattgacACCATTGAACCCATTGGTCCCATTACCCCATTGTTCCCATTGCCCGCCCCCCCCTGCACCCATTACCCTCATAgaccacattgaccccattgcaCTGATagaccccatagtccccattcaccccatagtccccattCAAACCATacaccccattacccccaatGGCTCCATTAcctccatagaccccaatgtccccactaatcccattaaccccatagcccccattcatatccccattgaccccatagaccccattgcccccattaaccccatagaccccacttACTCCAttgcccccatagaccccatagaccccactgaTCCTATAGCCCCTATAACCTCCATagcccccattcaccccatatccccccatagtccccattGACGCCACAGGCCCCATTCACCGCAaaccccccatgtccccccattacccccatagcccttatagaccccatatccccccatttcccccccagACCCTATTACCCACATtgccccccacatccccccattcaccccatagcccctataaCCTctataacccctatatccccccattcaCCCTATAGCCTCCATTAcccccattgcctcccattatccccatagaccccattagcCTCtttctccccatatccccccatattccccattATCCCCCACTTACCCCATAGACTCCTCCCCACCTCACAGCCCCTATAACCTCCATAGGCCCCATTCACCCGCATAGCCCCCAGAtacccccattcaccccatagcccccattaactccattgaccccatagcccccccccaccccattaccTCCCATTGCCCTCATTCACCCGATACCCCCCATTggcccccatagcacccattaccccccattaaccccactatccccatatccctccatagcccccatagacccctattcaccccatagcccccattaaCTTTATTGACCCTATTACCCCCACTCacctcatatccccccattacccccatatccgcccattaaccccatagcccctataaCCTCCATAGCCCTCATTCATCCCATAttgcccccatagcccccaatgcccccatagcccccactgaccccacatTCCCCCATTCAACCCATGGCCCCCAttaactccattgaccccatagaccccccccacacccattacccccataggccccactgaccccatagccccccatagcccctataaCCTCCATAGCCTCCattcaccccatatccccccattcaaccccattaaccccatatctccccattgcccccattaaccccattgactccatatccccccatagcccccaatgcccccattacccccatagcccctattgATCTCACATTCCCCCATTACACCCAttcaccccattaccccccattaaccccactatccccatatccccccattaccctcattcaccccatagcccctataaCCTCCATAATCCCCATAGCCTTTCATAGCCCCCATTAACCCGACATCCTCCATtcaccccattcaccccatagaccctattacccccatatccccccattaaccccactaTCAACATATCCCCCCATTAACCCAtagaccctatatcccccatatccccccatattacTATAGCTCAAATTAGATAATTGACAGTGGAATTCCAGTCAGTTTTATAAGCTTGTGGCAGACTTTCCTATCACGATTCAATTTGTAAAGATCATAACAACATTAATTACCATTAACTATTCTGAAGTTAAAGGCTGAATTAACAGtttgaaaattacttttgatAACAGACACTTTAGTTTTTGGTCTGCAGTACCTGAAGGTTGGTGGTAGCATCTTGTTTGAGTAACTGACATTGCATCCATCCAAGTGCAAATGCAACATCTGCTTGTTTAAGCTTGCATGAAATACAATTGTGTAGAGTATGTAAGACAACAGAATGCACATCTACAATATGGTAATTAGACAAGCACGTGCTTCGTCTCGCTGTTAGAAGAATAGTTCAGTAACTGCAGCCCATATGCATACTaatcattcttatttttcagaaggTGTTTCAGGGTAGAGAATAGTTGTTTAAGAATCTCTGCAATATTACCCTGAATGCCATGTACTTTGATATAGATAGATAGTAAATGTATATACTGAGTTCTGCTTTCAAATATGGCTTAAGAGTAAttcacaacatccttctctccacaTTGGGAAGATATAAATTTGATTGGTGAACTTTTCTATGAATGAAGAATTGGATGTAGGATTGGGTCCAGAGACAGCTTGTCAGTGGctcaatgtctggatggagTTTGGTGATGATTGGTGCCCGCTCTACAAAACTGACAGAACAACACCGTTTTTATCAGGACACACTCTGTaagatttactttttctttaattatttattttttaatttttttcctttgccaaaGAAAAGTGGGAGTGTCATCAGCTTTTCCATACAAGTCAGCTAATATATAGCCACCCGGCATCTCTTtacttccttctccttctctatCTGCAtacttctccttcttttctcttattttctccttcatttcatttctttctctcttctcttcctccttcttttctcttctcttcctctttcttttctctttatattcTCTTCTCttatcttcctcttttctcctcttcctcttttcttttcttttttcttttccttttttcttttcttttttttcttttcctttttcttttcctctctcttctcctcttcttactttctctcttcttattcttcttcttttctttccttgcctttaTTATCATATACCTCTCTCTCCTCTATTCCaatcttctccttctctcttctcttaccttctcttctctctctcttttcttctcttctccttctctttctttattcctcttctcattctcttctcttctcttctcttctcttctattcttctctctcctttatcTTTCACTCCACTCTTTTAGTATCCCTCTTTATCCCCtacttctcttcttcttcttcccctcttATTTgaccccctattaccccccctTCTTTACccactttctcttctctttacTCCCCATTAGACCCTACTATTCCTACCATAATCCCCCATAGCCTATTTaccctccttctctttttcttaccCCAtactctctctcttcctctcccattTACTGTGACCTCCTTTTACCTCTTTCTGCTACTTTCTCCCCATcatcttctctcccttttctcatacttttcttctcttctttccctttctttcttagcCCCCCTATTACTTCCCTCTCTCTCTATACTCTCCCTTCCCCTATCCTTTCCCTTATCCCTTCCCTCCCATTCACTCCCTATTCGCCCCTCTTCCTATTTCCTCTCTCCATTATTCCGCTTTCACTGTTacccttcccctttcccttcacTTTTACTTCCTCTCATTCCCTTTCTCCTTCGCCTTCCTCTAGCATCCACCTCCTTATCTCTCCTTCCCCATTTTccgcttcccttcccttcccactccCTCCCATTACTTCAATTCctttcattccttctctcttctttcctttttcaattaCCTCTCTCCTCTTATCCTCCCTCTACACCCCCCACTAGCCTCCTCTATATcctccccccatatccctcctgtcctctcccttcccatccttacccctcccctcccctctttttctttttcttcccccttttcatatttttctaattcttctcCAATTCTTCTTCtctatcttcattttttcttcttctgccttgcttttttctctattttcattttcGTTGCAACTTTCTTAAAATTTTTCAATATCTTCTTATACATTTCTTGTCGTTTCACTCCTTATCTTTTTTCactctttatttctctctctctcctctcttctctctctcccctctaCTCATATACACTACGTATTCTTTTGCTTGGGACTCTCTCTTTATCCctatttgttttttacttctattctcccattatccccataaccctatatccccctattcCTCCCATCCCTTTACCCATTACTTCCCATTGATTCCTCCCGAGTTAACCCTAGGGCCCTATATCCCCCAATCCCATCCCCCATAGCCCCGTATTACCCCCTTTaccccccataatccccccatagCCCTATTAACCCCCCATTACTCCCATACCCCTATTAACCATAGACCTATATCCCCATATTCCTCCATAGCCCTATTTCCCTTactcccatatcccccatagactctatatccccatatcccccattaccaATAGCactatacccccatatccccccatagccccatttacccccatagcccctattaCACCCATTTACCCTCTATGTNNNNNNNNNNNNNNNNNNNNNNNNNGCACCTCATTACCCATTTACGTCCCATATCCCCATGGCCCTTACTATCCCTATCCCCCATAAgccctattacccccattacccccttatccccccattacccatAGACCTATATCCCCACTATCCCCCCTAGCCATtacccccattccccccattcccccatagagccctatacTCCTAGCCCCTATTACCCCcttaccccatagaccctatttcccccatatccccatagcccctattACCATGACCCAAGTCCCCCATTAACCCATAGACCCTTACCCCCATATCCCTATTGACCCATTACCC
This window contains:
- the TMEM223 gene encoding transmembrane protein 223, which codes for MAAAARARAAQALDAAVPRDVVLFRYDRSSFFRLSGLFCAGQGVFWASLAHSAFTGLKPPPPGVGPEDPLRPKDNKWRWSFTAACATVGSLIIAAGCFIPLRSVRLLTLHRGGSHVTICTHGPMGLGRGLSITVPLRHCSCRAHRSHIRTSIPIKVKGRAAFFLLDARGQLENPKLFDITVGAYRKL